A portion of the Lolium rigidum isolate FL_2022 chromosome 1, APGP_CSIRO_Lrig_0.1, whole genome shotgun sequence genome contains these proteins:
- the LOC124684248 gene encoding homeobox-leucine zipper protein HOX18-like has translation MEREDLGAWLGLAIGGGEGGGGDVSHGHEDERRPDPVRFDALFSLCGNQERDPDEHAARKTGGKGARKRVGDDDGRSSSNSPCSSDGARRKKLRLTKEQCTLLEDSFRARNILSHVQKQELARQLNLSSRQVEVWFQNRRARTKLKQTEVDCESLKRWCESLTDENQRLKQELVELQRSAAMSARAAGSPLFAQLPRAAAMVNFCPSCEKVDVKN, from the exons ATGGAGCGGGAGGATTTGGGTGCATGGCTAGGCCTAGCAataggcggcggcgagggcggcggtggcgatgTGAGCCATGGCCACGAGGACGAACGCCGGCCTGATCCGGTTCGATTTGACGCGCTGTTCTCCCTGTGTGGCAACCAAGAGCGCGATCCTGATGAACACGCGGCGAGAAAGACGGGAGGGAAAGGTGCAAGGAAGAGGGTCGGcgacgatgacggccgatcgtcgTCGAACAGCCCATGTTCGAGcgacggcgcgaggaggaagaagctccggcTCACCAAGGAGCAGTGCACCCTCCTCGAAGACAGCTTCCGTGCCCGCAACATACTTTCTCAT GTCCAGAAGCAGGAGCTGGCACGGCAGCTGAATCTGAGCTCCAGACAGGTCGAAGTGTGGTTCCAAAATAGAAGAGCCAG AACAAAGCTGAAGCAGACGGAGGTGGACTGCGAGTCTCTGAAGCGGTGGTGCGAGAGCCTGACGGACGAGAATCAGCGCCTGAAGCAGGAGCTTGTGGAACTGCAGCGGTCAGCTGCGATGTCGGCACGGGCAGCGGGCTCGCCACTCTTCGCCCAGCTTcccagggcggcggccatggtgaaCTTCTGCCCGTCCTGCGAGAAGGTGGACGTGAAGAATTAA